The following proteins are encoded in a genomic region of Sebastes fasciatus isolate fSebFas1 chromosome 12, fSebFas1.pri, whole genome shotgun sequence:
- the afp4 gene encoding antifreeze protein type IV, whose translation MKFSLIATLVVVLAVAYGTEAGSLVKRDAQSDLEAITKLISSMSTSITSATQDMVEKVKTLKMTNTAQTYMEDSRAKIQPLVEKVQAEAAKLQEQVKPFIGNIEDTIRPMTENFNTQVKPLTDNFHAQVKPLTDMMEKFFQQVMDQTKALLPPQ comes from the exons ATGAAATTCTCCCTCATTGCCACTCTTGTCGTTGTGCTGGCTGTTGCCTATG GCACCGAGGCCGGGTCACTGGTGAAGCGTGATGCCCAGTCCGACTTGGAAGCGATCACCAAGCTCATCAGCAGCATGTCCACCAGCATCACCAGCGCAACCCAGGACATGGTGGAGAAGGTGAAGACTCTCAAGATGACCAACACTGCCCA gacttacatggaggacaGCAGGGCCAAGATCCAGCCTCTGGTTGAGAAGGTCCAGGCCGAGGCCGCCAAGCTGCAGGAGCAGGTCAAGCCCTTCATCGGCAACATCGAGGACACCATCAGGCCCATGACCGAAAACTTCAACACTCAGGTCAAGCCTCTTACCGACAACTTCCACGCCCAGGTCAAGCCTCTGACCGACATGATGGAGAAGTTCTTCCAGCAGGTGATGGACCAGACCAAGGCCCTGCTCCCACCCCAGTAA